One window of Sphingobacteriales bacterium genomic DNA carries:
- a CDS encoding DUF1736 domain-containing protein → MKTSKVQVPPKPQKKQLPRFWQSYSKPLFALFGIGFLLYIYSASFDYALDDKLYITDNQFTKKGFAGIPEILSQESLVGFWGQKKDLLEGGRYRPLGIITYAIETGIWGEKPGISHFINILLYCFVGVLLYRVLFRLFSPKDIETWYLTLPFIATALYMAHPLHVEVVANIKGRIEILESIGVLLTLYFVLKFIDGNTGWKHIAAIFLTFFLALMSKESAITFLAIIPLTLFFFTKSTLKQHLQVAAPLFAATFLFLAIRQMVVGYFIGSSKVVIDELLNDPFLGSSVSDKFATIFYTMGLYIKLLFFPLTLTHDYYPKQIPIISWSDPRAIGSLVLYLILGAVALWGTFKKQLPAYGIWVYLLSFSIVSNLVFPIGTFMNDRFMYIPSIGFCLIVAWFLTQKLPFYIKSMPKEKLLLIAFGILLGAYTLRTWVRLPAWHSNETLFLTDVHNSPNSTKVNTSAGGTLVEKAAVLAKNNPDRDKMLIEGIKYLDQALKIYPENGNALLLRGNAHYELNTNYDKMLEDYYPLLVKNTEHTQVVQNIGMMSDSETDPKSVDKLLNFIEQKWLPLNPSSGKPYAIAGKIWGKKKNDLDRAIYYLEKSLETEPGNVETLQDLTTAYGLKGNYTKALEAGLTALKKEPNNAKTNLNIGISYQNLGDTVNAKIYLEKAFTLDPGLRGK, encoded by the coding sequence ATGAAAACCTCAAAAGTTCAGGTTCCTCCAAAACCCCAAAAGAAACAACTCCCCAGATTTTGGCAATCTTATTCAAAACCCTTATTCGCTTTGTTCGGAATTGGGTTTTTGTTGTACATCTATTCAGCATCGTTTGATTATGCGTTGGACGATAAATTATATATCACCGATAACCAATTTACTAAAAAAGGATTTGCAGGCATCCCTGAAATACTTTCTCAGGAAAGCCTTGTTGGTTTTTGGGGTCAAAAAAAAGACTTGCTCGAAGGTGGCAGATATCGCCCGTTAGGTATCATCACTTATGCCATTGAAACAGGTATTTGGGGAGAAAAACCCGGCATCAGTCATTTTATTAACATATTGCTTTATTGTTTCGTTGGTGTGCTGTTATACAGGGTTCTTTTTCGGTTGTTCTCTCCAAAAGATATTGAGACATGGTATTTGACTCTTCCTTTTATAGCGACCGCCCTCTATATGGCACATCCATTGCATGTTGAGGTGGTTGCCAATATAAAAGGCCGCATTGAAATTTTGGAATCTATCGGTGTTTTGCTCACACTCTACTTTGTACTTAAATTTATTGACGGTAACACAGGTTGGAAACATATAGCAGCTATTTTTCTGACCTTTTTTTTAGCGCTCATGTCAAAAGAAAGTGCAATTACTTTTCTTGCTATTATACCCTTGACTCTTTTCTTTTTCACAAAATCTACCCTTAAGCAGCATCTTCAGGTTGCAGCTCCTCTGTTTGCGGCAACTTTCTTGTTTTTAGCTATCCGCCAAATGGTAGTCGGATATTTCATCGGCAGCAGCAAAGTCGTCATTGATGAACTCCTGAACGATCCATTTTTAGGTTCTTCAGTATCCGATAAATTCGCGACCATTTTTTACACAATGGGGCTATACATAAAACTGCTCTTTTTCCCTTTAACTTTAACCCATGACTACTACCCCAAACAAATCCCTATAATCAGTTGGAGTGATCCCCGTGCCATTGGTTCTTTGGTGCTTTACCTGATTTTAGGTGCTGTTGCTTTGTGGGGAACATTTAAAAAACAACTGCCTGCTTATGGCATTTGGGTCTATCTTTTGAGTTTTTCAATTGTTTCCAACCTCGTCTTTCCAATCGGAACTTTTATGAACGACCGGTTTATGTACATCCCCTCAATTGGATTTTGTTTGATTGTAGCCTGGTTTTTAACACAAAAACTTCCGTTCTATATAAAATCAATGCCCAAAGAAAAATTGTTGCTTATTGCTTTCGGAATTCTTTTAGGGGCATATACTTTAAGAACCTGGGTAAGACTTCCTGCCTGGCATAGTAACGAAACCCTGTTTTTAACAGACGTTCATAACTCACCAAACAGCACAAAAGTCAACACATCTGCAGGAGGCACTTTGGTAGAAAAAGCGGCAGTTTTAGCAAAAAACAATCCTGATCGTGATAAAATGCTGATAGAAGGAATCAAATACTTAGACCAAGCGTTAAAAATTTATCCTGAAAACGGCAACGCTTTACTTTTAAGAGGTAATGCTCATTATGAGTTGAATACCAATTACGATAAAATGCTGGAAGACTATTATCCCTTATTGGTGAAAAATACGGAACATACTCAGGTGGTTCAAAACATAGGAATGATGTCCGATTCTGAAACTGACCCAAAGAGTGTAGATAAACTGCTAAATTTTATAGAGCAGAAATGGCTTCCTTTAAATCCATCTTCCGGTAAACCATACGCGATTGCAGGAAAAATTTGGGGAAAAAAGAAAAACGATTTGGACAGGGCAATTTATTATCTCGAAAAATCACTGGAAACTGAGCCGGGCAATGTTGAAACTCTTCAAGATCTTACTACTGCCTATGGTCTGAAAGGCAATTATACTAAAGCATTGGAAGCAGGATTGACTGCTCTTAAAAAAGAACCCAATAATGCCAAGACGAATTTAAATATAGGGATCAGTTATCAAAACTTGGGGGATACTGTTAATGCCAAAATTTACCTTGAAAAAGCATTTACCTTAGACCCGGGACTTAGAGGTAAATAA
- a CDS encoding ABC transporter permease: MNLALHIAKRYLISKKSTNAINIISGVSMVGMLVGTAALILVLSVFNGFEDLVTSLYNTFNPDIKVIPKEGKTFEPDSIQFEKIKQIPGVSNISHVLEENALLRYKEKDYITRLKGVDDNFVFVSQVDTAIIDGEFRLKNEDADCVVVGLGVLASLGVNLQNQFERLTVFMPRREGKVSSFSAETAFTQASLIPTGVFAIQQDFDSRYAFVPIRFMRKLLNYPLSVSAYEIALLPNANSSFVKSQIAVIMGEKFKVLDRYQQDEFLYKVMKTEKWAVYFILTFILIISAFNIIGSLSMLVIEKKQDISILKALGATKGFIQRVFFFEGILLSLIGASCGVVIAIVICLIQQHFEILKLQGASFLIDAYPVSMRIDDFILVFVTVVIISVLASAFPAYRAAEQTQIVQQE; encoded by the coding sequence ATGAATTTAGCTTTGCATATTGCCAAACGTTATTTGATTTCAAAAAAATCTACAAATGCAATCAATATAATTTCCGGGGTTTCAATGGTTGGAATGTTAGTTGGAACTGCAGCCCTGATCTTAGTTTTATCCGTTTTTAATGGTTTTGAAGATCTTGTAACTTCCCTTTACAATACTTTTAATCCGGATATAAAAGTGATACCTAAAGAAGGTAAAACTTTTGAGCCCGATAGCATTCAATTTGAAAAAATCAAACAAATTCCGGGAGTATCAAATATTTCTCATGTTTTGGAAGAAAATGCGCTTTTGCGTTACAAAGAAAAAGATTATATCACAAGGCTGAAAGGAGTAGATGACAATTTCGTATTTGTCAGTCAAGTGGACACTGCGATCATAGATGGCGAATTCAGGTTAAAAAATGAAGATGCAGATTGTGTGGTGGTAGGATTAGGAGTTTTGGCAAGTTTAGGGGTTAACCTTCAAAATCAATTTGAAAGATTAACTGTTTTTATGCCAAGAAGAGAAGGTAAGGTAAGTTCATTTTCTGCTGAAACTGCATTTACACAAGCTTCTTTGATTCCAACCGGTGTTTTTGCCATTCAACAGGATTTTGACAGTCGTTATGCTTTTGTACCAATCAGGTTTATGCGTAAACTCTTGAACTACCCACTTTCCGTTAGTGCTTATGAAATAGCACTGTTGCCAAATGCAAATTCATCGTTTGTAAAGAGTCAAATTGCTGTCATTATGGGTGAAAAATTCAAAGTGCTGGACAGATATCAGCAGGATGAGTTCTTATACAAAGTGATGAAAACAGAAAAGTGGGCAGTATATTTTATTTTAACTTTTATTCTAATCATTTCTGCTTTCAACATCATTGGTTCTTTGTCTATGCTGGTTATTGAAAAGAAACAAGACATCAGTATTCTAAAAGCATTAGGTGCAACAAAAGGATTTATTCAGCGCGTTTTCTTTTTTGAAGGGATATTATTGTCTCTTATAGGCGCATCATGCGGAGTAGTTATAGCCATCGTAATTTGTTTGATACAACAACATTTTGAAATTTTGAAACTACAAGGTGCTTCATTTTTAATTGATGCTTATCCGGTAAGCATGAGAATAGATGATTTCATTCTTGTTTTTGTAACCGTTGTTATAATTTCTGTTTTGGCTTCGGCCTTTCCTGCCTATCGGGCAGCCGAACAAACACAAATTGTTCAGCAAGAGTAA
- a CDS encoding S8 family serine peptidase, with protein METTDTNKCILFAFLLVFSFSFNTSLYSQTVYPEFWDGKIFFKISEKSDLHLPDFEGGVSDITQYPKLSRLINEYKIQRIFRPFVKLKTPVFDQTYQIEFVQANNIETLIRELKKFDWIEYAEKVPLERTGLIPNDPYITNNTQWHITKVQCYEAWDLSTGSANVVVAVVDDAVKLTHEDLAANIWINTDEIAGNGIDDDGNGYIDDVYGWDAANNDNNPNPPSDATNNYFSHGTHCSGIAGAVTNNGTGGGAISHNVKVMACKGARDSDASLTGIWGAFSYAMNNYPDVISCSWGGSGYSQTYQNLVNEARNNRGIVVIAAAGNDDTNSLFYPAGYNNVISVASSAQSDAKSSFSNYGSWIDITAPGSQIRSTVAGSNSSYQYYSGTSMACPNVASLVGLMLSYNPSLSPADVESCLYAGADNINAQNPNYIGLLGAGRINAFNSLQCVSPTGCLIPSGLNATNITSSSATIGWNMMPNSVSYTIRYRIVGTANWITVNNYTAISLNLSGLSPCSQYEYQIRSNCESDQSNFSNVRTFNTPPNGLLNYCTAKGNNVNYEWISQVTLNTISNSSGANAGYGDFRCISTALTQGNSYTATLVPGFAGTIYTEYWRIWIDLNQNGQFDDPTERVYSSTSATTNTVNATINIPLTALTGPTTMRVVMKWVASSDTALPGACGNFAYGEVEDYAVNITSSTPQPSCDIATGLGITGLTNNQAVLYWSAVTGAGNYNLRWRETGTSTWQNLTLNTTTYSLSGLTGCTQYEFQVQTTCTNGISSNYSNSFSFTTAGCTVPCNIPGSVFTTSVTQSSAILNWSAVSGAISYNVQYRYVSSPIWQTETTTATNFSITGLTPCLPYEWQVQAVCNENSQSAFSAIQNFTTPCSNSCDPPTGIQAVNITTSSAKIVWNAAAFATAYEVRLRVVGTTTWLTATIYDLDADLTGASACTQYQFQIRTLCVGGLTSAWSNSLYLTISGCSGYCQVAGQTTANEWIQTVQIGTINNNSGNNNGYGNFTSQIFEAYQDSLFNFILTPGFGQQINAQYWRIWIDWNKDFDFEDAGELVYDSGTTFTTPVPDNLYVPQDAQLGSTRMRIAMKRVSASLPTLPFSCLSYTYGEFEDYTINVYEKITPPPPPPPPAPAIVVKLRVLLEGCYDPVEDEMTNILKQVVILANSQPFFREPWNYNGEEAVINQGFIPLNTTDWVLVEAYDPINLVTPIAQKAAFLRTDGRIYDYDGITEGVRFTEIEENGSYFFAVKPRSHLGVFTSVPLVVPNADWYDFTISASQALGDNQQKQLPNGLFVLYGGDLDHNGIINYADYDLYFTDYPMFGEYINTDINKDTRVDIEDFQILQPNLRIIGINNIRY; from the coding sequence ATGGAAACAACAGATACCAATAAGTGTATTTTATTTGCTTTTCTCCTTGTTTTTTCTTTTTCCTTCAACACATCGTTATATTCCCAAACAGTTTACCCGGAATTTTGGGATGGTAAGATTTTTTTCAAGATATCGGAAAAATCTGACCTGCATCTTCCTGATTTTGAAGGCGGCGTTTCTGACATTACCCAGTATCCAAAACTTTCCCGGCTTATCAATGAGTATAAGATTCAAAGAATTTTTCGACCATTTGTAAAGCTCAAAACACCGGTTTTCGACCAAACGTATCAGATTGAGTTTGTACAAGCAAATAATATTGAAACCTTGATAAGGGAGCTAAAAAAGTTTGATTGGATAGAATATGCCGAAAAAGTCCCTTTGGAACGAACAGGGTTAATACCAAATGACCCCTATATCACAAATAATACACAATGGCATATCACTAAAGTACAGTGTTATGAGGCCTGGGATTTGTCAACAGGTTCAGCTAATGTAGTGGTTGCAGTTGTTGACGATGCCGTTAAGTTAACCCATGAAGATCTTGCAGCGAATATTTGGATCAATACCGATGAAATTGCCGGAAATGGTATTGATGATGACGGAAACGGGTATATAGACGACGTTTATGGTTGGGATGCGGCTAACAACGACAATAACCCAAACCCTCCTTCCGATGCTACTAATAATTATTTTTCACATGGCACCCATTGCAGCGGAATTGCAGGAGCTGTAACAAATAACGGCACAGGTGGAGGGGCAATCTCTCATAATGTGAAAGTGATGGCTTGTAAAGGTGCTCGAGACAGCGACGCATCACTAACGGGAATTTGGGGTGCTTTTTCCTATGCCATGAACAATTATCCCGATGTTATCAGTTGTTCATGGGGAGGAAGCGGTTATTCACAGACTTATCAGAATTTAGTCAACGAGGCAAGAAATAACAGAGGGATAGTTGTGATTGCAGCAGCAGGAAACGATGATACCAACTCTTTGTTTTACCCTGCAGGATATAATAATGTAATCAGCGTAGCTTCGAGTGCTCAGAGTGATGCCAAATCAAGTTTTTCCAATTACGGTTCATGGATTGATATTACAGCTCCCGGATCTCAAATCAGAAGCACCGTTGCCGGTTCAAACTCGAGTTATCAATATTATAGCGGAACTTCCATGGCATGTCCAAATGTGGCAAGTTTAGTTGGTTTGATGCTTTCTTATAATCCGTCATTATCCCCGGCTGACGTTGAAAGTTGTCTTTATGCCGGCGCAGACAATATCAATGCACAAAATCCAAACTATATCGGATTGTTGGGTGCTGGCAGAATCAATGCTTTTAACTCCTTGCAATGTGTCAGCCCAACCGGTTGCCTTATTCCGAGTGGTTTGAATGCAACGAATATAACAAGTTCTTCGGCAACTATAGGTTGGAATATGATGCCTAATAGTGTGAGTTATACTATTCGCTACCGGATAGTTGGTACAGCAAACTGGATAACGGTGAATAACTACACAGCTATCAGTCTTAATTTGAGCGGACTTTCTCCTTGTTCTCAATATGAATATCAGATACGTTCAAACTGCGAATCAGACCAAAGCAATTTCTCAAATGTCCGAACCTTCAATACTCCGCCAAACGGGTTGTTAAATTACTGTACTGCTAAAGGAAATAATGTTAATTATGAATGGATATCACAAGTAACTCTAAACACTATCAGCAACAGCAGCGGAGCTAATGCAGGATATGGTGATTTTAGATGTATCAGTACAGCTTTGACACAGGGCAATTCATACACGGCAACATTAGTACCCGGTTTTGCCGGAACAATTTATACTGAATATTGGAGGATATGGATAGATTTAAATCAAAATGGTCAGTTTGACGATCCGACTGAGCGGGTATATAGTTCTACTTCAGCTACTACAAATACTGTTAATGCAACTATAAATATTCCGCTTACAGCTTTAACAGGACCTACCACCATGCGGGTAGTCATGAAATGGGTAGCAAGTTCAGATACTGCTTTACCGGGTGCTTGCGGCAATTTTGCTTATGGGGAAGTAGAGGATTATGCGGTGAATATTACCTCCAGTACTCCTCAACCATCCTGCGACATTGCTACCGGTCTTGGCATTACCGGGTTAACCAATAATCAGGCAGTATTGTATTGGAGTGCGGTAACCGGCGCAGGCAATTACAATCTCAGATGGCGTGAAACCGGTACAAGTACCTGGCAAAATTTAACCCTAAATACAACAACTTATTCTTTGTCCGGGCTTACAGGCTGTACTCAATATGAGTTTCAGGTTCAAACCACTTGTACCAATGGAATTAGCAGCAACTACAGCAATTCTTTTAGTTTTACTACAGCGGGATGTACGGTACCTTGTAATATCCCGGGTTCGGTCTTTACCACTTCAGTTACCCAATCTTCTGCCATCCTGAACTGGAGTGCTGTCAGTGGTGCAATTAGTTATAATGTTCAATACCGTTATGTCAGCAGCCCTATATGGCAAACAGAAACAACAACGGCAACAAATTTCAGCATAACCGGATTAACTCCCTGTTTGCCTTATGAATGGCAGGTTCAGGCAGTTTGCAATGAAAATTCTCAGAGTGCTTTTTCTGCAATACAAAATTTTACTACTCCTTGCAGCAATAGTTGTGATCCGCCTACCGGAATTCAGGCTGTCAATATAACAACTTCAAGTGCAAAAATAGTCTGGAATGCCGCTGCATTTGCCACCGCTTATGAGGTCAGATTAAGGGTTGTAGGAACAACAACATGGTTAACTGCAACGATTTATGATTTGGATGCAGACCTTACCGGTGCTTCAGCATGTACGCAATATCAATTTCAAATCCGCACGCTTTGTGTAGGCGGGTTGACTTCTGCTTGGTCAAATTCTTTGTATTTAACTATTTCAGGATGCAGCGGTTATTGTCAGGTAGCCGGACAAACAACTGCAAATGAATGGATTCAAACAGTTCAAATCGGAACCATAAACAACAATTCGGGAAACAATAACGGATATGGCAATTTTACCTCTCAAATTTTTGAGGCTTATCAGGACAGTTTGTTTAATTTTATATTGACCCCGGGGTTTGGACAACAAATCAACGCGCAATATTGGCGAATTTGGATTGACTGGAACAAAGATTTTGATTTCGAAGATGCCGGAGAACTGGTTTATGATTCCGGCACAACTTTTACCACTCCTGTTCCGGATAATTTATACGTTCCTCAAGATGCTCAGTTGGGAAGTACCCGTATGAGAATAGCTATGAAAAGAGTTAGCGCCAGTTTGCCGACTTTGCCATTTTCCTGTTTGTCCTATACTTATGGGGAGTTTGAAGATTACACCATCAACGTATATGAAAAAATTACACCTCCTCCCCCACCCCCTCCTCCTGCTCCTGCAATTGTTGTAAAACTACGGGTTTTGTTAGAAGGATGTTATGACCCAGTTGAGGATGAAATGACCAATATTTTAAAACAAGTGGTTATTTTGGCCAACTCTCAACCCTTTTTCCGCGAACCCTGGAATTACAATGGCGAAGAAGCGGTGATAAATCAGGGTTTTATCCCTTTAAATACAACAGACTGGGTTTTGGTAGAGGCTTATGATCCTATCAATCTTGTAACGCCGATTGCTCAAAAAGCTGCATTTTTGAGAACAGACGGTAGGATATATGACTATGACGGAATAACTGAAGGTGTGCGGTTTACGGAAATTGAAGAAAACGGCTCTTATTTCTTTGCTGTTAAACCTCGTTCTCATCTCGGTGTGTTTACATCTGTTCCTTTGGTTGTACCTAATGCCGATTGGTATGATTTTACGATTTCAGCAAGTCAGGCTTTAGGAGATAACCAACAAAAACAACTGCCAAACGGTTTGTTTGTGCTTTATGGCGGGGATTTAGATCATAATGGGATCATAAATTATGCCGATTATGACCTTTACTTTACCGACTACCCCATGTTTGGAGAATATATTAATACCGATATTAACAAAGATACTCGAGTGGATATTGAAGATTTTCAAATCTTACAACCTAATTTGCGCATAATCGGCATCAATAATATTCGTTATTAA
- a CDS encoding ABC transporter ATP-binding protein, whose product MQLQIKNLSKTYPNGTKALIDVNLVIPTGLFGLLGPNGAGKSTLMRTIATLQTADTGSIELQTEGEEGTIDVLRQKEVMRRSLGYLPQEFGVYPNISAESLLDHIAILKGISHKQQRKEVVNNLLQQTNLFDVRKKAVAGYSGGMRQRFGIAQALLGNPKVIIVDEPTAGLDPAERNRFLNLLSEISENVIIIFSTHIVEDVKELCNNMAIINQGEVVMQGKPSEAVAQLKGKVWQNIIPKNELTDYMNNYRLISHKFNAGEIEIHVLSDDQPETGNFTPANIQLEDVYFSKVHIETTH is encoded by the coding sequence ATGCAACTTCAAATCAAAAATCTTTCAAAAACTTATCCCAACGGAACAAAAGCTTTAATTGACGTTAATCTGGTAATTCCGACCGGTTTGTTTGGACTTTTAGGGCCAAATGGAGCAGGCAAATCTACTTTGATGCGAACTATTGCAACTTTGCAAACTGCTGATACCGGTAGTATTGAACTGCAAACTGAAGGGGAAGAAGGAACTATTGATGTGTTGCGGCAAAAGGAGGTTATGCGGCGTAGTTTAGGATATTTACCTCAAGAATTCGGTGTTTACCCCAATATCAGTGCTGAATCTTTATTGGATCATATAGCCATTTTAAAAGGAATTTCTCACAAGCAGCAAAGAAAAGAAGTTGTCAACAACCTACTCCAGCAAACAAATTTGTTTGATGTTCGAAAAAAAGCAGTAGCGGGTTATTCGGGTGGAATGAGGCAGAGGTTTGGTATTGCGCAGGCTTTGTTGGGAAATCCCAAAGTTATTATAGTAGATGAACCTACAGCAGGGTTAGATCCCGCAGAAAGAAACCGCTTTCTCAATTTGCTCAGTGAAATCAGTGAAAATGTAATAATTATTTTCTCAACACATATTGTTGAGGATGTCAAAGAATTATGCAACAATATGGCAATCATTAATCAGGGTGAAGTTGTAATGCAGGGTAAACCTTCGGAAGCAGTAGCGCAATTAAAAGGTAAAGTTTGGCAAAATATTATTCCCAAAAACGAACTGACCGATTATATGAATAACTACCGTCTAATATCACACAAGTTTAATGCGGGAGAAATTGAAATCCATGTCTTATCTGATGACCAACCTGAAACAGGCAATTTTACTCCTGCGAATATTCAATTAGAAGATGTGTACTTCAGCAAAGTTCACATAGAAACGACACACTAA
- a CDS encoding VIT1/CCC1 transporter family protein, which produces MNELHSNNNHDSFRFQNYIGEFVYGGIDGSVTTFAVVAGSVGANLDISVIIILGFANLIADGFSMSVGSFLSKKSEADNYEKHRKIEETEIEEMPDTEKEEVREIYRKKGFEGQLLEDIVNVITSDKKRWVDTMMKDELEMIKDAKPPFNMALVTFLSFFSIGLIPLLSYLFKSWLNLEHQQLFALACLLTTLAFALIGYLKTYVTQTPAWKGVVETVFLGSSAATLAYFVGSWLEKIF; this is translated from the coding sequence ATGAACGAACTTCACAGCAATAATAATCATGACAGCTTCAGGTTTCAGAATTATATAGGCGAGTTTGTTTATGGGGGTATTGATGGGTCTGTCACCACATTCGCCGTTGTAGCAGGTTCCGTTGGGGCTAATCTCGATATTTCTGTCATTATTATTCTCGGGTTTGCCAACCTCATTGCAGATGGTTTTTCTATGTCGGTCGGAAGTTTTTTATCCAAAAAATCAGAAGCCGATAATTACGAAAAACATCGCAAAATTGAAGAAACAGAAATTGAAGAAATGCCGGATACTGAAAAGGAAGAGGTTAGAGAAATTTACAGGAAAAAAGGGTTTGAAGGGCAATTGCTCGAAGATATTGTCAATGTCATTACCTCTGACAAAAAACGTTGGGTGGACACTATGATGAAAGATGAACTGGAAATGATCAAGGATGCAAAACCTCCCTTTAATATGGCTTTGGTTACTTTTTTGTCCTTCTTCAGCATCGGTCTGATCCCTTTATTGTCATACCTTTTCAAAAGTTGGCTAAACCTCGAACATCAGCAATTGTTTGCCTTAGCCTGTTTACTCACCACCCTGGCTTTTGCTCTAATTGGCTACCTTAAAACCTATGTTACTCAAACTCCTGCTTGGAAAGGCGTGGTTGAAACCGTTTTTTTAGGCAGTTCCGCAGCTACACTTGCTTACTTTGTTGGCAGTTGGTTAGAAAAAATTTTTTGA
- a CDS encoding PD40 domain-containing protein, which translates to MAAQDANDEVKLFSAQINRFLNVRDLTISQNGREVYFTIQSPNQEISQIACMKMGIKDWEEPTLMPFCDEYKYLEPFLTTDAKRLYFVSDRPLIHSSNERKDFDIWYVERANEEDEWSGPFNLGSPVNSDLNEFFPSLSENNNLYITIESPSGYGKDDVYYCSWDGKKYSAPVLLDENINSNGYEFNAFISRDESFLIFTKYQTPDGFGSGDLYISKKGNDGKWQPAMNLGIPVNTKYMEYCPFYDESSETLYFTSKRNSIQSRKFSDISDFEQHINEGENGLSKIYQIKWKMK; encoded by the coding sequence ATGGCTGCACAGGATGCAAATGATGAAGTAAAGTTGTTTAGTGCTCAGATAAACCGATTTTTAAATGTCCGGGATTTAACCATTTCTCAAAATGGCCGGGAAGTTTATTTTACTATCCAAAGCCCCAATCAGGAAATTTCACAAATAGCTTGTATGAAAATGGGCATAAAGGATTGGGAAGAGCCCACTCTTATGCCGTTTTGTGACGAATATAAATATTTGGAACCATTTTTAACAACTGATGCAAAGCGGTTATATTTTGTTTCAGACAGACCATTGATTCATTCTTCAAATGAAAGAAAAGATTTTGATATATGGTATGTAGAAAGAGCTAATGAAGAGGATGAGTGGTCAGGTCCCTTTAATTTAGGAAGCCCTGTTAACTCGGATTTAAATGAATTTTTCCCTTCGTTATCAGAAAATAACAATTTGTATATAACCATTGAATCCCCTTCTGGTTATGGGAAAGACGATGTTTATTATTGTTCTTGGGATGGAAAAAAATATTCTGCACCTGTTTTGCTGGATGAAAATATCAACAGCAATGGATATGAATTTAATGCTTTTATTTCAAGGGATGAGTCTTTTCTGATTTTCACAAAATATCAAACTCCGGATGGTTTTGGAAGTGGCGATTTGTATATTTCAAAAAAGGGAAATGATGGAAAATGGCAGCCGGCAATGAATTTAGGGATTCCTGTAAACACAAAATATATGGAGTATTGCCCTTTTTATGACGAATCGTCAGAAACCCTGTATTTTACCAGTAAACGCAACTCTATTCAATCCAGAAAATTCAGCGATATTTCTGATTTTGAACAGCACATAAACGAAGGGGAAAATGGTTTAAGTAAAATTTATCAAATTAAATGGAAGATGAAATAA
- the rsmI gene encoding 16S rRNA (cytidine(1402)-2'-O)-methyltransferase gives MKPGLYLVPTPIGNLEDITLRAIKTLKDVTLILAEDTRTTQKLLKHYQITTPMQSHHIHNEHSKLSKTIAALKSGSSIAVVSDAGTPGISDPGYLLVRECLKENIPVECLPGPTAFIPALINSGLPCDKFCFEGFLPHQKGRQTRLKLLSLEKRTIILYESPHRLLKTLNQLAEYLGAQRQASVSRELTKIFEENIRGTLSELIGYFESKAVKGEIVIVVAGSTNEG, from the coding sequence ATGAAACCCGGATTGTATTTAGTACCAACACCTATCGGCAATCTTGAAGATATTACCCTTCGAGCAATTAAAACGTTAAAAGACGTTACACTAATTCTCGCCGAAGATACCCGGACAACCCAAAAACTGTTAAAACACTATCAGATAACTACTCCTATGCAATCTCATCATATCCACAATGAGCATAGTAAGTTAAGCAAAACTATAGCCGCACTAAAATCAGGAAGTTCTATCGCAGTTGTCAGTGATGCCGGAACGCCGGGAATTAGCGATCCCGGGTATCTTTTAGTCAGAGAATGTTTAAAAGAAAATATTCCTGTTGAATGTTTACCCGGTCCTACTGCCTTTATACCTGCTTTAATTAATTCAGGATTACCATGTGACAAATTTTGTTTTGAAGGATTTTTGCCGCATCAAAAAGGAAGGCAGACTCGATTGAAATTACTTTCACTTGAGAAAAGAACCATCATTTTATACGAATCACCACATAGATTGCTAAAGACTTTAAATCAATTAGCCGAATATTTAGGAGCTCAAAGGCAAGCTTCAGTCAGCAGGGAATTGACCAAAATTTTCGAAGAAAACATACGTGGCACTTTGTCCGAGTTAATAGGATATTTTGAATCCAAAGCCGTCAAAGGTGAAATAGTAATTGTTGTAGCAGGAAGTACAAATGAAGGATAG